The Heptranchias perlo isolate sHepPer1 chromosome 3, sHepPer1.hap1, whole genome shotgun sequence region AAGCCTTGCTGCACAAGTTACACTGAAACTTCTCGGCGTCCACGGCGTGTTCATCCGAGACTTTGGGGTGAATTCGCTCCTCCTCGTCGCTGATGGAGGTCTCCGAGCCATTTGGATCCCTGTTGAGCCGATCGGAATTGGACTGTTGAGGGCTGAGCCGTCCTGCTGGGCACAGGCTACCGTTACTGAGGGGTGAGGAGTGAGCGGACGAGTATTCAGAGGCAGATGCAGGGTCGCTGGGGATAGGAGAGGGGATCAGCCCGGAGCAAACGCTGCTCCACACACTCACTGGATTGTAAGCTCCAGAACTCAGGATCTCCGGCTGAGGAATGACTGGCATTGGGTAACTCTCATACAGGTACGGAGAAATGATGACTGGAAGCAAAATAGAACACGCGTTGATGCACCCAAACCATCAAGATTATAAAactattcaatagtttaatttactagGACAATGAAGTTTCAAAGGAAACGACTTAAAATGACTCATAACTTTTTGCTGGCActgattttttaaatttcttaCAGTAGTTTGAGTCAAATAAATTTACTAAAAACTTACAGCTTCATTAACTGACAAAAACGAATTCAGCAATAAACAGTTACACCAAACCTAAGAATGCACATATCAATATGCCGTGTTTCTTTTATAATTACTGCAGTAAGACTATAGTTTACCTGTTTGAGTGTCCAGTTCGCCATAATTTGGTTTTTTGCTGGTGCTAAAATGTTTCTTAACTAGGAAAGATCGCGGCATCTTGGGGAAGAGTAATATTTTCTGGGGGGAAAAAATCCTGAAATGGAGgacggtttaaaaaaaagtcacccaCACTTtcgaggctttttaaaaaaaaaaataagcagaacaagttgctgttgctgctgctgctggtggtggtggtggtggtggtggtcttgcAGCCGGAGTGAGTGGTGATGCTGCTGGAGGAGGCAGTGCACCAGCCCTGAGTGCAGCCCATTCCTGCAGCGTGCTGTAAATACTCGCGAGTCAGGTGCAAGGGGCAGGCGCGCGCGCGCGCCCTCATTTGCATCCGTCGCCCCCCCGACTGTCCAATGGCGTGCCGCTGTCTGCGGGCCGCGAGGCGGGGCCCTGGGCGGGGATTGGCGGGGAGCTCGCGCCAAGCGACAGGTGCTGGGCGTGAGACGGGCTGCGCGATCGCCGCCAGGGGGCGTCGCGGGCAGTCGGTGTTTTGTTGGGACTTGTTGCCCTCCCTGGGTTCGAGCGCGCATTCCTCTCCCGAATGATTGACCCGACCCATGCACGCGTTGTTTCAACCTGTTCTGCTTTCAAATGGgacctttgcttttttttttcgataccacttttttttttaaaaacaaaaagcttTCAAAAAGTCAAGAGTCTTGTTTATCAAAGAAATCTGACTAGATATTAGGGAAAAAGTGCCTGATTTCTTTTTACAGGAAGTTTCACTTGAGATTGGACATGCAAATGAATGTAAAACACTGTAGCCAATAAATTAAAGACTACATGTCCCATTGTACATTTTACGCCACTCTGAGTCTGTAAAGCTGATTGGAATGATTGCATTGCAAATTATGTACTGCAGCCCATAATTTGCTAATTAAGGTGAAGGACAGGTTGATTAAACGTATTGGAACAAGGGATATCGACTTTCAATTTTACATTATCGGATACTGATTACAAATTCGATACAAAAGAACAAAACTGAAATCTAAAAGACATTATAATTGGTGTTAAATGTATGAGAGATGTCCTTTTGTGTACATCAATAATATTGTG contains the following coding sequences:
- the snai2 gene encoding zinc finger protein SNAI2, whose product is MPRSFLVKKHFSTSKKPNYGELDTQTVIISPYLYESYPMPVIPQPEILSSGAYNPVSVWSSVCSGLIPSPIPSDPASASEYSSAHSSPLSNGSLCPAGRLSPQQSNSDRLNRDPNGSETSISDEEERIHPKVSDEHAVDAEKFQCNLCSKAYSTFSGLAKHKQLHCDAQTRKSFSCKYCEKEYVSLGALKMHIRTHTLPCVCKICGKAFSRPWLLQGHIRTHTGEKPFSCPHCSRAFADRSNLRAHLQTHSDVKKYQCKNCAKTFSRMSLLHKHEESGCCMAH